Proteins encoded in a region of the Zea mays cultivar B73 chromosome 4, Zm-B73-REFERENCE-NAM-5.0, whole genome shotgun sequence genome:
- the LOC109945944 gene encoding NHP2-like protein 1 — MESTVTPKAYPLADAQLTMGILDIIQHSTNYKQLKKGANEVTNTLNRGISEFVVMVADTEPLEILLHLPLLAEDKGTLQLAAE; from the exons ATGGAGTCCACGGTGACCCCGAAGGCGTACCCGCTAGCTGATGCGCAGCTAACGATGGGTATCCTCGATATCATCCAGCACTCCACCAACTACAAGCAGCTCAAGAAGGGAGCGAACGAAG TGACGAATACCCTGAATAGGGGGATATCAGAGTTTGTTGTGATGGTGGCGGATACAGAGCCTCTTGAGATCCTACTCCACCTCCCCTTGTTAGCTGAGGATAAG GGCACACTGCAACTAGCGGCCGAGTAG